AGAGAACGTCCAGGGAAGCCTGGTCTGCGAACACGGCCTGAGTCATGCGGTCGTGAATCTTGGCTTCGATAACCTTGCGGGCGTCGGCGGAAGCGGCACCGTCAAACTTTACGTAGTAGGCGATGGCGCGTTCGATACGCTTGATGGCGGGCAGGCCGCAGATGTGAGCGATATCGGTAGCCTTGGAGCTCCAGGGGCTGATGGTACCCGGACGGGGGCAAACCACGAACATTTCACCTTCGAGAGCCTTGGCTTCGCGCATGGGGCCGTAGTGAAGCACCTTTTCAAGGGTGACCTTTTCATCTGCAGTGAGATCTGCGGACAGGTCCACCACATGGAGGAATTCAGCGTAGACGCTTGTGACGTTCAGGTTTTCTTTCTTGAAGTCAGCCAGAAGCTTCTGGAGACGGAAATCCGACAGAGCCGGAGTACCACGAAGAATGAGCATTTTTACCTCTTGCCGGGGGTTAGCCGGCACCTTGTGTTTTTAAAATTTTTACGAGGTGAAATTTAGCTATTCTCCCCCACTCTTTAAAGTTCCAAAATGCTTAAATTCGCTTAAAAACGGCAAGATTTTACCAGTCCGCCAACCCTTCAAAACAACAAAAAACGGCCCGAAATTCGGACCGCTTTCGTAACTCGTTGAGTATCAAAGAGATAGAAGTTCTGCGCTTTTTGCAGATTAGCGCTTCTTACCCTTCTTGCCCTTCTTACCCTTGGCAGCCTTCTTGGGAGCAGGTGCCGGAGCTTCTTCAACTTCTTCTTCCTCTTCTTCTTCGTCGGCTTCAACACCCGGAGTACCGA
The DNA window shown above is from Fibrobacter sp. and carries:
- a CDS encoding phosphoribosylformylglycinamidine synthase: MLILRGTPALSDFRLQKLLADFKKENLNVTSVYAEFLHVVDLSADLTADEKVTLEKVLHYGPMREAKALEGEMFVVCPRPGTISPWSSKATDIAHICGLPAIKRIERAIAYYVKFDGAASADARKVIEAKIHDRMTQAVFADQASLDVL